The following coding sequences are from one Candidatus Amarolinea dominans window:
- a CDS encoding response regulator transcription factor, translating to MTEEGARLAKPSVRVLIVDDHAIVRKGIRALLSEADGFEVVAEADTGQEAVLRAQETHPDVILMDLLMPGMDGIEATRQIISRQPQTRILVLTSFAADSKVFPAIKAGALGYLLKDSSPEELVRAIRQVHRGEPSLHPTIARKLLQEIARPVEQQPAPEALTAREMMVLQLIAQGLSNQEIADRIAVSEPTVRTHVSRILGKLHLTSRTQAALYAVREGLTDAAMTEEA from the coding sequence ATGACGGAAGAAGGCGCTCGGTTGGCAAAACCGAGCGTTCGTGTCTTGATTGTTGATGACCATGCCATCGTGCGCAAGGGTATCCGCGCCCTGCTCTCTGAAGCCGACGGGTTCGAGGTGGTGGCGGAAGCCGATACCGGCCAGGAAGCGGTGCTGCGTGCCCAAGAGACCCACCCTGACGTTATCCTGATGGACCTGCTGATGCCGGGCATGGACGGCATCGAGGCGACGCGCCAGATCATCAGCCGTCAGCCACAGACGCGCATCCTCGTGCTGACCAGCTTTGCGGCCGACAGCAAGGTTTTCCCCGCGATCAAAGCGGGAGCCTTGGGGTACCTGCTCAAGGACTCCTCGCCTGAGGAACTCGTGCGGGCCATCCGCCAGGTGCATCGCGGCGAGCCATCCCTTCATCCGACCATTGCCCGCAAGCTCCTGCAAGAGATCGCGCGCCCAGTCGAGCAGCAGCCTGCCCCGGAAGCGCTCACGGCGCGCGAAATGATGGTGCTCCAATTGATTGCCCAGGGGCTGAGCAACCAGGAGATTGCGGACCGGATCGCGGTCAGCGAGCCGACCGTGCGCACCCATGTAAGCCGGATCCTCGGCAAACTGCACCTGACCAGCCGCACCCAGGCCGCGCTCTACGCAGTGCGGGAAGGGTTGACGGACGCGGCGATGACGGAAGAGGCGTAG
- a CDS encoding GAF domain-containing sensor histidine kinase, with amino-acid sequence MTYQISDPVVILRLRQILNGLQAEIDERERARAALARKNAELNDALQRRLAESESFNRLLVSLLQKTVLEQVLDIVCAEAQGLVGATGSAVLLLTDQAWLEVKHRLGKPLAAAEPVPVDGSVAGQVVRQGAPVRLNDPASFAQVQVYQWPSDLTALLAVPLHVNGAVIGVLDVVNKVGGFTEDDVPIMSVFANQAAMAIEHARLQEQAEQLAVLAERQRLARELHDSVTQSLYSVTLYANAAALALAAGKQEVTAGYLQDLQETAQEGMRDMRLLIFQLHPPVLETEGLVAALQLRLAAVEGRAGLQTELRVEGERRLPIAIEGDLYWIAQEALNNVRKHAAARHVAVHLHFTVATLSLEVVDDGVGFDPQAVPVEGRGGLRTIAERAARVGGKLTYESMPGEGTRVKVEVTI; translated from the coding sequence ATGACCTACCAGATTTCTGATCCTGTAGTCATCTTGCGCCTACGCCAAATTCTGAATGGGCTGCAGGCCGAGATTGACGAGCGCGAGAGAGCGCGCGCGGCGCTGGCGCGCAAGAACGCCGAACTGAATGATGCACTGCAACGGCGGCTGGCCGAGAGCGAGAGCTTCAACCGCCTTCTGGTGAGCTTGCTCCAAAAAACAGTGCTGGAACAAGTGCTGGACATCGTCTGCGCCGAGGCCCAGGGCTTGGTCGGGGCGACGGGCAGCGCGGTCCTGCTGCTGACCGACCAGGCCTGGCTGGAGGTCAAGCATCGCTTGGGCAAGCCGTTGGCAGCGGCCGAACCGGTGCCGGTGGACGGCTCCGTGGCGGGTCAGGTCGTGCGCCAGGGTGCGCCGGTGCGGCTGAATGATCCAGCTTCCTTCGCGCAGGTCCAGGTCTACCAGTGGCCTTCGGATCTCACGGCGTTGCTCGCCGTGCCCTTGCACGTCAACGGCGCGGTCATCGGCGTGCTCGACGTGGTGAATAAGGTGGGCGGCTTCACTGAGGACGACGTTCCTATCATGTCCGTATTCGCCAACCAGGCCGCGATGGCCATCGAGCACGCCCGGCTGCAAGAGCAGGCGGAGCAGTTGGCCGTGCTGGCGGAACGGCAACGGTTGGCCCGTGAGTTGCACGATTCGGTCACACAATCGCTCTATAGCGTGACCCTGTATGCCAACGCCGCGGCCCTGGCGCTGGCGGCCGGCAAACAAGAGGTCACGGCCGGCTATCTGCAGGATCTGCAGGAGACCGCGCAGGAGGGGATGCGCGACATGCGGCTCCTCATCTTCCAGTTGCACCCGCCAGTGCTGGAGACGGAAGGGCTGGTGGCCGCATTGCAGTTGCGCCTGGCGGCCGTCGAGGGTCGCGCGGGTCTGCAAACTGAGCTCCGCGTCGAGGGGGAGCGGCGGTTGCCCATCGCGATCGAGGGCGACCTCTACTGGATCGCGCAAGAGGCACTCAACAACGTGCGCAAACATGCGGCGGCCCGGCATGTGGCCGTGCATCTGCACTTCACCGTCGCGACCCTTTCCCTCGAAGTGGTGGATGATGGCGTGGGTTTCGATCCGCAAGCGGTGCCCGTCGAGGGGCGGGGCGGCTTGCGTACCATCGCCGAACGCGCTGCACGCGTCGGTGGGAAACTGACGTACGAAAGCATGCCTGGCGAGGGCACGCGGGTAAAGGTTGAGGTGACCATATGA
- a CDS encoding phosphatase PAP2 family protein — MGWRWSSPAGFSGGAALDAATVAISLVGATALNMVLKLLFARPRPALFPPLVVESGFSFPSGHVTTSVAVYGLLAIFLWRQGHRAGAICAAAWVLVVAVSRIYLGVHYPSDTLGSITFASLWLWAVVAIRMRGD; from the coding sequence TTGGGTTGGCGCTGGTCCTCGCCGGCTGGTTTCTCTGGCGGCGCCGCGCTTGATGCCGCGACCGTCGCCATCAGCCTCGTCGGCGCGACCGCACTCAACATGGTGCTGAAACTGCTGTTCGCGCGCCCGCGACCTGCGCTCTTCCCACCCCTGGTCGTCGAAAGCGGTTTCAGCTTTCCCAGCGGTCATGTCACGACCTCGGTCGCGGTCTACGGCCTCCTGGCCATTTTTCTATGGCGGCAGGGTCACCGCGCCGGGGCCATCTGCGCCGCAGCGTGGGTACTCGTCGTGGCTGTCAGCCGTATCTACCTGGGCGTACACTACCCCAGCGACACCCTGGGCTCGATCACCTTCGCCTCCCTGTGGCTATGGGCCGTCGTTGCCATCCGGATGAGGGGTGATTGA